A section of the Spirosoma pollinicola genome encodes:
- the nusA gene encoding transcription termination factor NusA — protein MTSGLLIESFADFARSKNIDRPTMIAILEEVFRTMIRKKYGTDENFDVIINAESGDLEMWRTREIVDDNSEDIWDYDKIPLAEARKIQDDFEVGEQVAEEVKLDDFGRRVVQTARQTLIQKIKDMEKELLYQKYKDQVGDLVGAEVYQLLKHEIILVDSEGNELSLPRTEQISKDRYRKGEAVKAVITRVEMLNGTPKIVLSRTSPVFLERLFEIEVPEIYDGLISIRKIVREPGERAKVAVESYDDRIDPVGACVGMKGSRIHGIVRELGNENIDVINYTENLELLISRALSPAKISSMQIDRETKRVSVFLKPDQVSLAIGKGGQNIKLAGRLVDMEIDVFRDNEGQEDDEDVDLMEFSDEIDEWMIQELRKVGLDTAKSVLALNKEELVRRTDLEEDTVEEILNILKQEFE, from the coding sequence GATTTTGCCCGGTCGAAAAATATTGACCGGCCCACCATGATCGCTATTCTGGAAGAAGTCTTCCGGACAATGATTCGTAAAAAATACGGGACCGACGAAAATTTTGACGTTATCATTAACGCCGAAAGTGGCGATCTTGAGATGTGGCGTACACGCGAAATTGTAGACGACAACTCCGAGGATATTTGGGATTACGATAAAATCCCACTCGCTGAAGCCCGTAAAATTCAGGACGACTTTGAAGTTGGCGAACAGGTTGCCGAAGAAGTAAAGCTGGATGATTTTGGTCGCCGGGTTGTGCAAACGGCTCGCCAGACGCTCATTCAGAAGATAAAGGACATGGAGAAAGAGCTCCTTTATCAAAAATATAAAGATCAGGTAGGCGATTTGGTTGGTGCCGAAGTGTACCAATTATTGAAGCATGAAATCATCCTTGTCGATAGCGAAGGCAACGAACTGAGCCTGCCACGTACCGAGCAGATTTCGAAAGATCGTTACCGTAAAGGTGAAGCAGTGAAAGCTGTTATTACCCGGGTAGAGATGTTGAATGGCACGCCTAAAATTGTGCTGTCCCGTACCTCACCAGTCTTTCTGGAACGACTTTTTGAGATTGAAGTGCCGGAAATTTATGATGGCCTGATTTCTATTCGCAAGATTGTCCGGGAACCGGGCGAGCGGGCGAAAGTTGCCGTTGAATCCTACGACGATCGCATTGATCCTGTTGGCGCCTGCGTAGGTATGAAAGGCTCGCGGATACACGGTATCGTGCGTGAACTTGGCAACGAGAATATCGACGTTATCAACTATACCGAAAACCTCGAACTACTGATCAGCCGGGCACTTAGCCCCGCCAAAATCAGTTCTATGCAGATTGACCGCGAAACAAAGCGCGTGTCGGTTTTCCTGAAGCCCGACCAGGTATCACTGGCTATTGGTAAAGGTGGTCAGAATATTAAACTGGCAGGTCGATTAGTGGACATGGAAATTGACGTGTTCCGCGATAACGAAGGCCAGGAAGACGATGAAGACGTTGACCTCATGGAATTCTCCGATGAGATTGACGAATGGATGATCCAGGAACTTCGCAAAGTTGGCCTCGACACGGCCAAAAGTGTGCTGGCTCTGAACAAGGAAGAACTTGTTCGCCGAACCGATCTTGAAGAAGATACCGTCGAAGAGATTCTGAATATCCTTAAGCAGGAGTTTGAGTAA